From one Gossypium hirsutum isolate 1008001.06 chromosome D08, Gossypium_hirsutum_v2.1, whole genome shotgun sequence genomic stretch:
- the LOC121220109 gene encoding rho GTPase-activating protein 2, which yields MTAPVMVTKGGGCGGGGSGKKRRAKNSEEEQQQNQISVAALLLAVLRKSMVSCRVDGEDEAMHSAVNNMEIGWPTNVRHVSHVTFDRFNGFLGLPLEFQVEVPGRVPSASASVFGVSAESMQCSLDPKGNSVPTILLLMQERLYSQGGLQAEGIFRINPENSQEELVRDQLNRGIVPDNIDVHCLAGLIKAWFRELPAGVLDGLSPEQVLHCDNEEECVELVKQLKPTEAGLLNWAVDLMADVVEEEETNKMNARNIAMVFAPNMTQMSDPLTALMHAVQVMNLLKTLIMKMLREREETASSSRSFDHHTDEEFDCHSLDEMDMSCEGPISDYDNSLYGNYNGDDEEDGVEAFGEIEECFLRQPDDENNKDATYSFLEKPSDEPHTSTPPGSWTGCNLESSISFTDSKNENSGSTTSDGEDNDGVDVMDKLVESTTLNVI from the exons ATGACTGCTCCAGTAATGGTGACCAAAGGAGGTGGCTGCGGTGGTGGTGGCAGTGGTAAGAAGCGACGAGCTAAGAACTCCGAGGAAGAGCAGCAGCAGAACCAGATTTCCGTTGCGGCGTTGCTTTTAGCCGTTTTAAGGAAATCCATGGTGTCCTGTCGTGTTGATGGAGAAGATGAAGCGATGCATTCCGCCGTTAATAACATGGAAATCGGGTGGCCAACCAACGTACGACACGTAAGCCATGTTACCTTTGATCGCTTCAATGGGTTCTTGGGTCTTCCCCTTGAATTCCAAGTTGAGGTACCGGGTCGGGTTCCATCTGCTAG TGCGAGTGTGTTTGGGGTCTCAGCGGAATCAATGCAATGCTCATTGGATCCAAAAGGGAACAGCGTCCCCACTATACTGTTGCTGATGCAGGAGCGGCTTTATTCACAAGGAGGGCTTCag GCAGAAGGGATTTTCAGGATAAATCCTGAGAACAGCCAAGAGGAGCTTGTAAGAGATCAGTTGAACCGTGGCATTGTGCCAGATAATATCGATGTTCATTGCCTTGCAGGCCTTATCAAAGCCTGGTTCAGGGAGCTTCCTGCAGGTGTGTTGGATGGACTTTCCCCAGAACAGGTTCTTCACTGCGATAACGAAGAGGAGTGCGTTGAGCTCGTGAAGCAACTGAAGCCAACGGAAGCCGGATTGCTCAATTGGGCAGTCGACCTTATGGCAGATGTCGTGGAAGAGGAGGAAACGAACAAGATGAATGCAAGGAATATTGCTATGGTTTTTGCACCAAATATGACtcag ATGTCCGATCCGTTGACGGCTCTGATGCATGCTGTTCAAGTAATGAACTTGCTCAAGACCTTGATCATGAAAATGCTACGAGAACGAGAAGAGACCGCGAGTTCATCTCGTTCATTCGATCATCACACAGACGAGGAGTTCGATTGTCATAGTTTAGATGAGATGGATATGAGCTGCGAAGGGCCTATATCTGATTACGATAATTCCCTTTACGGTAACTATAACGGAGATGACGAGGAAGACGGAGTAGAGGCATTCGGTGAAATAGAGGAATGCTTCTTGAGGCAACCGGATGATGAGAATAACAAGGACGCCACCTATAGTTTTCTGGAGAAACCATCTGATGAACCACATACAAGTACTCCTCCAGGAAGTTGGACGGGCTGCAATCTCGAGTCCAGCATTTCATTTACCGATAGCAAGAACGAGAATTCGGGCTCAACTACAAGTGATGGCGAGGACAATGATGGTGTGGATGTGATGGACAAACTAGTCGAGTCTACAACACTCAACGTTATTTAG
- the LOC107893037 gene encoding nucleolin: MGIRRRRSKAVDVSSFLLFEATGDSESGCSSDPAMVDISHDDDGDDDDDDDDDAESCSCDTAPDVVHGVREIGGSLKNKFANVVEGVDDEDDDDDGVVEQKEVQLYKKGCRDDERIKGVGVGKEKKSSSSAENSSETMNEMEKNRLFWETCLAS; the protein is encoded by the coding sequence ATGGGTATCCGAAGAAGAAGAAGTAAAGCTGTTGACGTGTCTTCTTTCTTGCTCTTCGAGGCCACCGGCGATTCGGAATCCGGTTGTAGTTCCGATCCAGCCATGGTTGATATCAGTCacgatgatgatggtgatgatgatgatgatgatgatgatgatgcagagtCATGTAGCTGTGATACTGCACCTGATGTTGTTCATGGTGTTAGAGAGATTGGTGGTAGCTTAAAAAACAAATTTGCAAATGTTGTTGAAGGTGTCGATGATGAAGATGACGACGACGATGGGGTGGTGGAGCAAAAGGAGGTTCAATTGTATAAAAAAGGTTGCAGGGATGATGAACGTATTAAAGGAGTTGGTGTggggaaagaaaagaaatcctCTTCATCAGCTGAAAACTCAAGCGAAACCATGAATGAGATGGAAAAGAACAGGCTTTTTTGGGAAACTTGTTTGGCTTCCTAG